The following proteins come from a genomic window of Pyxidicoccus sp. MSG2:
- a CDS encoding HEAT repeat domain-containing protein, with protein sequence MGLFDIFTGGSGPDKALKLKSKVTQKYGDPATRQKAIEQLGEMKFPEAVSVLLSRFTITVDPLTTDADEKERTFDLVRSFGKDAVPPITDFLGKNEAATSWALRLLGELLTEDEVLGACVDALRHLSAHYTKNPEKKVVLLHHVTGKADPRIPPVVLPFLEDMSDDVKIAALKALGSFKYEPAREPMLKLLTADETARRVQTSALAALAEGGFSVDGYQTKVQPLLVEPYALGQDGRIQRRA encoded by the coding sequence ATGGGCCTCTTCGACATCTTCACGGGCGGCTCGGGCCCCGACAAAGCCCTCAAGCTCAAGTCCAAGGTGACCCAGAAGTACGGGGACCCGGCGACACGGCAGAAGGCCATCGAGCAGCTGGGGGAGATGAAGTTCCCCGAGGCCGTCAGCGTGCTGCTCAGCCGCTTCACCATCACCGTGGACCCGCTCACCACGGACGCCGACGAGAAGGAGCGCACGTTCGACCTCGTCAGGAGCTTCGGCAAGGACGCCGTGCCGCCCATCACCGACTTCCTCGGCAAGAACGAGGCGGCCACCTCGTGGGCGCTGCGACTGCTGGGTGAGCTCCTCACGGAGGACGAGGTGCTCGGCGCCTGCGTGGATGCGCTCCGGCACCTGTCCGCGCACTACACGAAGAACCCCGAGAAGAAGGTCGTCCTCCTCCACCACGTCACGGGCAAGGCGGACCCCCGCATTCCGCCGGTCGTCCTCCCCTTCCTCGAGGACATGTCGGACGACGTGAAGATCGCCGCGCTCAAGGCGCTCGGTTCCTTCAAGTACGAGCCGGCTCGCGAGCCCATGCTGAAGCTCCTCACCGCCGACGAGACGGCCCGCCGGGTGCAGACCTCCGCCCTGGCCGCGCTGGCGGAGGGTGGCTTCTCCGTGGACGGCTACCAGACGAAGGTGCAACCGCTCCTCGTGGAGCCGTACGCCCTGGGTCAGGACGGCCGCATCCAGCGCCGGGCCTGA
- a CDS encoding cytochrome c3 family protein, whose protein sequence is MPHRPNRTVLLGLATLSLLVGAGVAWAATGRERSLAVYPAQHVPLRFDHGQHLEAGAECVTCHDAARTSQSPKDRNLPGHEECETCHDIDAARKGKRTDPPSSCTTCHPGFDPTVRMEPAKLVVPSANLRFSHQQHVEKKVDCTVCHGEMKDVQLATRQQLPKMATCFTCHDGNVASNTCKSCHPTEASGRLRLTFDAGLLRPMQGNPLGLDHGPRYEFNHGPRATVDRLTCQQCHSESYCQTCHDGMQKPLSVHPNDYITLHPVQARAGTPRCESCHRAQSFCVACHERTGVGMDADASLRPRNLKVHPDYQAWVEIIGPQHHGIAASRDIGSCISCHREESCTSCHSSLSTRRQINPHPAGFTQACKRLAGANDRACLKCHTPESLAEKGCR, encoded by the coding sequence ATGCCGCACCGTCCGAACCGCACCGTGTTGCTGGGGCTGGCCACGCTGTCGCTGCTGGTGGGCGCTGGCGTGGCCTGGGCCGCCACGGGCCGTGAGCGCAGCCTGGCCGTGTACCCCGCGCAGCATGTGCCGCTGCGCTTCGACCACGGCCAGCACCTGGAGGCCGGCGCCGAGTGCGTCACCTGCCACGACGCCGCGCGCACCAGCCAGTCCCCGAAGGACCGCAACCTCCCCGGGCACGAGGAGTGCGAGACGTGCCACGACATCGACGCGGCGAGGAAGGGCAAGCGCACGGACCCGCCGTCCTCGTGCACGACGTGCCACCCGGGCTTCGACCCCACCGTGCGCATGGAGCCCGCGAAGCTGGTGGTGCCGTCCGCCAACCTGCGTTTCAGCCACCAGCAGCACGTGGAGAAGAAGGTGGACTGCACGGTGTGCCACGGCGAGATGAAGGACGTGCAGCTCGCCACGAGGCAGCAACTGCCGAAGATGGCGACATGCTTCACGTGCCATGACGGCAACGTGGCGTCCAACACGTGCAAGAGCTGCCACCCGACGGAGGCCTCGGGACGGCTGAGACTCACGTTCGACGCGGGGCTGCTGCGTCCCATGCAGGGCAACCCGCTGGGGCTGGACCACGGGCCGCGCTACGAGTTCAACCACGGCCCCCGCGCGACGGTGGACCGGCTGACGTGCCAGCAGTGCCACAGCGAGAGCTACTGCCAGACCTGCCATGACGGCATGCAGAAGCCGCTGTCCGTGCACCCCAATGACTACATCACGCTGCACCCGGTGCAGGCTCGCGCGGGCACGCCGCGCTGCGAGAGCTGCCACCGCGCCCAGTCCTTCTGCGTGGCGTGCCACGAGCGCACTGGCGTGGGCATGGACGCGGATGCCTCGCTGCGCCCGCGCAACCTGAAGGTGCATCCGGACTACCAGGCGTGGGTGGAGATCATCGGGCCGCAGCACCATGGCATCGCCGCGTCGAGGGACATCGGGAGCTGCATCTCCTGCCACCGCGAGGAGTCGTGCACGAGCTGTCACTCGTCACTGTCCACGCGCCGGCAGATAAACCCGCACCCGGCGGGCTTCACGCAGGCCTGCAAGCGGCTGGCGGGGGCCAACGACAGGGCCTGCCTCAAGTGCCACACGCCGGAAAGCCTGGCGGAGAAGGGGTGCCGGTGA
- the rimI gene encoding ribosomal protein S18-alanine N-acetyltransferase translates to MRRMREDSAPHGKPDFVIRQMTVADMPAVMALEKQAFRNPWSPELLQRELQHEWSTILLVEEELKEGGPLLLGLAIFWIVHDEVHVLNVATAPEHRRRGVARAVMDEVLARGKGRRCTLATLEVRRSNEAALQLYKSLGFRPVGIRPNYYVDEGEDAIVMVLDF, encoded by the coding sequence ATGAGGCGGATGCGCGAAGACTCCGCGCCGCACGGGAAGCCCGACTTCGTCATCCGGCAGATGACGGTGGCGGACATGCCGGCGGTGATGGCGCTGGAGAAACAGGCCTTCCGGAACCCCTGGTCCCCGGAGTTGCTCCAGCGCGAGCTGCAGCACGAGTGGTCCACCATCCTCCTCGTGGAGGAGGAGCTGAAGGAGGGGGGCCCGCTGCTGCTGGGGCTGGCCATCTTCTGGATCGTCCACGACGAGGTGCACGTGCTCAACGTGGCCACCGCCCCGGAGCACCGGCGGCGCGGGGTGGCCCGGGCCGTCATGGACGAGGTGCTCGCCCGGGGCAAGGGCCGGCGCTGCACCCTGGCCACGCTGGAGGTGCGCCGCAGCAACGAGGCCGCGCTCCAGCTCTACAAGTCGCTCGGCTTCCGTCCGGTGGGCATCCGGCCGAACTACTACGTGGACGAGGGCGAGGACGCCATCGTCATGGTCCTCGACTTCTAG
- a CDS encoding J domain-containing protein, whose product MADDYYQILGVDRGASAEDVKKAYRKLARKYHPDVNPGNKAAEEKFKQVSSAFEVLSDAKKRKLYDEFGPDAEKIGFDEKKAEAYRAYKSAATSGGGAGGMPFGAEGFDLGDLFSDLFGGRGGAGAGAGGFDAADMFGRRRASGPERGEDLTARVQLTLNEAVSGSERTLSISRPGRCSACSGRGDSGKMGTCPTCNGTGRPRRAGLFGGSGVCPNCQGTGRAMEPCPQCGGSGIKEETTRLTVKIPAGVQTGSKVRLSGQGAAGPRGGPPGDLYIETDVAEHPLVRREGDDLHIDLPVTVPEAILGADVRVPTFQGEVTVKVPAGSQSGRRMRLKGRGVPSLKGGAPGDLYLHLQVKVPEDASAEARAAAETLSRAYRDDVRRELTL is encoded by the coding sequence ATGGCGGACGACTATTACCAGATTCTCGGTGTGGACCGCGGGGCTTCGGCGGAGGACGTCAAGAAGGCGTACCGCAAGCTCGCGCGCAAGTACCACCCGGACGTCAATCCCGGGAACAAGGCCGCCGAGGAGAAGTTCAAGCAGGTCAGCTCCGCCTTCGAGGTGCTGTCGGACGCGAAGAAGCGCAAGCTCTACGACGAGTTCGGCCCCGACGCGGAGAAGATCGGCTTCGACGAGAAGAAGGCGGAGGCCTACCGCGCCTACAAGTCCGCGGCCACGAGCGGCGGCGGCGCGGGGGGCATGCCCTTCGGCGCCGAGGGCTTCGACCTGGGCGACCTCTTCAGCGACCTCTTCGGCGGCCGGGGCGGCGCGGGCGCGGGCGCGGGCGGCTTCGACGCGGCCGACATGTTCGGCCGGCGGAGGGCGTCCGGCCCGGAGCGCGGCGAGGACCTGACGGCTCGCGTGCAGCTCACCCTGAACGAGGCCGTCTCCGGCTCCGAGCGGACCCTCTCCATCTCCCGGCCCGGGCGCTGCTCGGCGTGCAGCGGCCGGGGCGACTCGGGGAAGATGGGCACCTGCCCCACCTGCAACGGCACCGGCCGGCCCCGGCGGGCGGGCCTCTTCGGCGGCAGCGGCGTGTGCCCCAACTGCCAGGGTACCGGGCGGGCGATGGAGCCCTGCCCCCAGTGTGGCGGCTCTGGCATCAAGGAGGAGACCACGCGGCTGACGGTGAAGATACCCGCCGGAGTGCAGACGGGCTCCAAGGTGCGGCTGTCCGGCCAGGGCGCCGCCGGCCCCCGGGGCGGCCCTCCGGGCGACCTCTACATCGAGACCGATGTCGCCGAGCACCCGCTGGTGCGCCGCGAGGGCGACGACCTGCACATCGACCTGCCGGTCACGGTGCCGGAGGCCATCCTGGGCGCGGACGTGCGCGTGCCCACCTTCCAGGGGGAGGTGACGGTAAAGGTGCCCGCGGGCTCCCAGTCCGGACGGCGGATGCGCCTGAAGGGGCGCGGGGTGCCCTCTCTCAAGGGCGGGGCGCCCGGCGACCTCTACCTGCACCTCCAGGTGAAGGTGCCCGAGGACGCCAGTGCCGAGGCACGTGCCGCGGCCGAAACACTTTCCCGCGCCTATCGCGACGATGTCCGCCGCGAGCTGACGCTCTGA
- a CDS encoding DUF6265 family protein, with protein MPPRSLLPVVLCSAALLSCRSTPPTAPAARTHACGTSITDVAWMAGDWQGPSGPGTVDEHWTQASGDSMLGMSRFVSQGRTVFFEYLRIEARPDGLYYIAHPKARPGVEFKLVRCSEREALFENPEHDHPKRILYRRESADRLTARVEGDEGGKAVAEDFLYTRM; from the coding sequence ATGCCGCCGCGGTCCCTCCTTCCCGTGGTGCTCTGCTCCGCGGCCCTGCTCTCGTGCCGGAGCACGCCGCCGACGGCTCCTGCTGCGCGTACGCACGCCTGCGGCACGTCCATCACCGACGTGGCGTGGATGGCGGGCGACTGGCAGGGCCCGTCAGGTCCGGGAACGGTGGATGAGCATTGGACCCAGGCGTCGGGGGACTCCATGCTCGGGATGAGCCGCTTCGTCTCGCAGGGCAGGACGGTGTTCTTCGAGTACCTGCGCATCGAGGCGCGGCCGGACGGGCTCTATTACATCGCCCATCCGAAGGCCCGCCCGGGCGTCGAGTTCAAGCTCGTGCGCTGCTCGGAGCGGGAAGCGCTCTTCGAGAACCCCGAGCATGACCACCCGAAGCGCATCCTCTACCGGCGCGAGTCGGCGGACAGGCTCACCGCACGCGTCGAGGGTGACGAGGGTGGCAAGGCCGTCGCGGAGGACTTCCTCTACACGCGGATGTAG
- a CDS encoding 1-acyl-sn-glycerol-3-phosphate acyltransferase has product MGRALGARYLDGVHFSAETEDELRSLHAKGFVVHVMRSTAWVNFLYLTWAMVRRALPPVRAVCNLRPWFTRPWRQTKHRGDYAQRFEYARQNGGSGLVFLRRTALLAPSGKETREDPFPALVAMARQSDRPMYLVPELFIWEKRTARLKPNWVDIVFGSPEAPGFLHSMLAFFRNYKRAQFRVGEPIDLRRFVEENPKDSDEVLARKVRSTLHVHLARETRAVFGPPVKPAARVIDETLRDRALRKVLDEHAASTNRKQESVLREARRNLEAIAARPSPTTLAFIAPVLEWVFNRIYDGIEVDEAGLHRALKAAGKAPLVLCPSHKSHVDYLVMSWILWSRGYTVPLVAAGANLSFWPLGSIFRRCGAFFLRRSFKDDKVYSAAFKAYVRKLVHDGTHQEFFPEGGRSRTGKLLTPKLGMFTWQVESVLEGARNDLMFVPVAIDYEKVVESGSYSKELAGGEKKPEDLKALLSTPKVLAARYGRIHLSFDEPISLQEFMQARGLNPEEPVTDEQKKSLVRALGNRVMYGISKVSTVTPHALVSTALLAHRRRGLTQRELADRISVLRRIALEDGSPLSVELRNAPSNPETMGPIQDAMRTFISDEMVRTQEARGEVIYQVEDARRPEMSFYKNTLMNLMAARSLVANALLAGGSPAPYDDVKARALFLSRLFKVEFIYRVGLTFDTIFAETVERLVRMGLVMHEGDTLTLAPEPHARPELEFLADLLRDYLEAYLLAAMTLEDVATGVATDRKAFIKLALETGRAEYHAGRITAAESLAKVTLENAVAYLLDQKYLVEKDKKLEVVTTEQGERNRKQLADDIREYLKRA; this is encoded by the coding sequence ATGGGCCGGGCGCTGGGAGCCCGTTATCTGGACGGGGTCCACTTCTCCGCGGAGACCGAGGACGAGCTGCGCTCCCTCCACGCGAAGGGCTTCGTGGTGCACGTCATGCGCTCCACGGCGTGGGTGAACTTCCTCTACCTGACCTGGGCCATGGTCCGCAGGGCGCTGCCTCCCGTGCGCGCCGTCTGCAACCTGCGGCCGTGGTTCACCCGCCCCTGGCGGCAGACGAAGCACCGCGGCGACTACGCGCAGCGCTTCGAGTACGCACGGCAGAATGGCGGCAGCGGGCTCGTCTTCCTGCGCCGCACGGCGCTGCTGGCCCCCTCCGGGAAGGAGACGCGCGAGGACCCCTTCCCCGCCCTGGTGGCCATGGCGCGCCAGTCTGACCGGCCGATGTACCTGGTGCCGGAATTGTTCATCTGGGAGAAGCGCACCGCGCGCCTCAAGCCCAACTGGGTGGACATCGTGTTCGGGAGCCCGGAGGCACCGGGCTTCCTGCACTCGATGCTCGCGTTCTTCCGCAACTACAAGCGCGCGCAGTTCCGCGTGGGCGAGCCCATCGACCTGCGGCGCTTCGTGGAGGAGAACCCGAAGGACTCGGACGAGGTGCTGGCGCGCAAGGTGCGCAGCACGCTCCACGTCCACCTGGCCCGCGAGACGCGCGCCGTGTTCGGTCCGCCGGTGAAGCCCGCCGCCCGGGTCATCGACGAGACGCTGCGAGACAGGGCCCTGCGCAAGGTGCTGGACGAGCACGCCGCCTCGACGAACCGCAAGCAGGAGAGCGTGCTGCGCGAGGCCCGCCGCAACCTGGAGGCCATCGCCGCGAGGCCCAGCCCCACCACGCTGGCCTTCATCGCGCCCGTGCTGGAGTGGGTGTTCAACCGCATCTACGACGGCATCGAGGTGGACGAGGCGGGCCTGCACCGCGCACTCAAGGCCGCCGGCAAGGCACCGCTCGTCCTGTGCCCCAGCCACAAGAGCCACGTCGACTACTTGGTGATGAGCTGGATTCTGTGGAGCCGCGGCTACACCGTGCCGCTGGTCGCCGCGGGCGCCAACCTCTCCTTCTGGCCGCTGGGCTCCATCTTCCGCCGCTGCGGCGCGTTCTTCCTGCGCCGCTCGTTCAAGGACGACAAGGTCTACTCCGCGGCCTTCAAGGCGTACGTCCGCAAGCTCGTGCATGACGGCACCCACCAGGAGTTCTTCCCCGAGGGCGGGCGCTCGCGAACGGGCAAGCTGCTGACACCCAAGCTGGGCATGTTCACCTGGCAGGTGGAGTCCGTGCTCGAAGGCGCGCGCAACGACCTCATGTTCGTGCCCGTCGCCATCGACTACGAGAAGGTCGTGGAGTCCGGCAGCTACTCGAAGGAGCTGGCCGGAGGGGAGAAGAAGCCGGAGGACCTGAAGGCGCTCCTGAGCACGCCCAAGGTGCTGGCGGCGCGCTACGGACGCATCCATCTGAGCTTCGACGAGCCCATCTCCCTGCAGGAATTCATGCAGGCTCGCGGGCTCAATCCCGAAGAGCCGGTGACGGACGAGCAGAAGAAGAGCCTGGTGCGCGCGCTGGGCAACCGGGTGATGTACGGCATCAGCAAGGTATCCACCGTGACGCCGCACGCGCTGGTGAGCACCGCCCTGCTGGCGCACCGCCGGCGCGGCCTCACGCAGCGCGAACTGGCGGACCGCATCAGCGTCCTGCGCCGCATCGCCCTGGAGGACGGCTCGCCGCTGTCCGTGGAGCTGCGCAACGCCCCGAGCAACCCCGAGACGATGGGGCCCATCCAGGACGCCATGCGCACCTTCATCTCCGACGAGATGGTGCGCACCCAGGAGGCGCGCGGCGAGGTCATCTACCAGGTGGAGGACGCCCGCCGCCCGGAGATGTCCTTCTACAAGAACACGCTGATGAACCTGATGGCCGCGCGCAGCCTCGTGGCCAACGCGTTGCTCGCGGGCGGCTCTCCCGCGCCGTACGACGACGTGAAGGCCCGGGCGCTGTTCCTGTCGCGCCTCTTCAAGGTGGAGTTCATCTACCGGGTGGGCCTCACTTTCGACACCATCTTCGCGGAGACGGTGGAGCGGCTCGTGCGCATGGGCCTGGTGATGCACGAGGGCGACACGCTGACGCTCGCCCCCGAGCCCCACGCTCGCCCGGAGCTGGAGTTCCTGGCGGACCTGCTTCGCGACTACCTGGAGGCGTACCTGCTGGCGGCGATGACGCTGGAGGACGTGGCCACGGGCGTTGCGACGGACCGCAAGGCCTTCATCAAGCTCGCCCTGGAGACGGGCCGCGCGGAGTACCACGCGGGCCGCATCACCGCCGCCGAGTCCCTGGCCAAGGTCACCCTGGAGAACGCGGTGGCCTACCTGCTGGACCAGAAGTACCTCGTCGAGAAGGACAAGAAGCTCGAGGTGGTCACCACCGAGCAGGGCGAACGGAACCGGAAGCAGCTCGCCGACGACATCCGCGAGTACCTCAAGCGGGCATGA
- the argS gene encoding arginine--tRNA ligase yields the protein MSSSVYSRYRAAFAQGLATALGVPASEIEAQIKPAEPAHGDLSFATFPLAKAQKKAPPAIAAGLAQSLSVPGLEIKAVGPYVNARFAPLPFTAEVIDAARSAGLAYGGDADAGRGKTVAIDYSSPNIAKPIGFHHIRTTFLGHCIANIYRALGWKVEGINYLGDWGKQFGLVAVGFQEYGDPARIDDMAHLVEVYVRANKRAEAEPEFDEKAREFFRRMEAGDAEALKLWNQFRETSIRGFKQIYARMGIEFEHIEGESRYQGKMDAVIEQIAKKPGVKESQGALIVDLPYADNEPPILLKKNDGSTLYATRDLAAAEDRYERFHFDKSLYVVAQDQALHFRQVFRTLKEMGQPWADRVVHVAFGRIHGMSTRKGQVVQLSEVLDEAKERASAKVKENIEAGRIHTGDADQLSEQIGLGAIAFGDLKHKRASDYTFDWDEVLSFEGHTGPYLQYAHARTVSVLRKGGGAPASYDASLLTLPEEQALLREIMRLPEVVRDAAEQYEPSLVARLLLDVAAAFSRYFTAGNQDREKRILVEDNDALRAARLALTDATRVTLAAGLTLLGIPTPDNM from the coding sequence ATGAGCTCCTCCGTCTACTCCCGATACCGCGCCGCATTCGCCCAGGGCCTCGCCACGGCCCTGGGTGTGCCGGCGTCCGAGATTGAAGCGCAGATCAAGCCCGCCGAGCCCGCGCACGGTGACTTGAGCTTCGCCACCTTCCCCCTCGCCAAGGCGCAGAAGAAGGCGCCCCCCGCCATCGCCGCCGGGCTCGCCCAGTCGCTCAGCGTGCCGGGGCTCGAAATCAAGGCGGTGGGCCCGTACGTCAACGCCCGCTTCGCCCCCCTCCCCTTCACGGCCGAGGTCATCGACGCGGCGCGCTCGGCGGGGCTGGCCTACGGCGGTGACGCGGACGCGGGACGCGGCAAGACGGTGGCCATCGACTACTCGTCGCCCAACATCGCCAAGCCCATCGGCTTCCACCACATCCGCACCACGTTCCTCGGCCATTGCATCGCCAACATCTACCGGGCGCTGGGCTGGAAGGTGGAGGGCATCAACTACCTGGGCGACTGGGGCAAGCAGTTCGGCCTCGTCGCGGTGGGCTTCCAGGAGTACGGCGACCCGGCGCGCATCGACGACATGGCGCACCTCGTGGAGGTGTACGTCCGGGCCAACAAGCGCGCCGAGGCGGAGCCCGAGTTCGACGAGAAGGCTCGCGAGTTCTTCCGGCGCATGGAGGCGGGCGATGCCGAGGCGCTCAAACTCTGGAATCAGTTCCGAGAGACGAGCATCCGCGGCTTCAAGCAGATCTACGCGCGGATGGGCATCGAGTTCGAGCACATCGAGGGCGAGAGCCGCTACCAGGGAAAGATGGACGCGGTCATCGAGCAGATCGCGAAGAAGCCCGGCGTGAAGGAGTCCCAGGGCGCGCTCATCGTCGATTTGCCCTACGCCGACAACGAGCCGCCCATCCTGCTGAAGAAGAACGACGGCAGCACGCTGTACGCCACGCGCGACCTGGCGGCAGCGGAGGACCGGTACGAGCGCTTCCACTTCGACAAGTCGCTGTACGTCGTGGCGCAGGACCAGGCGCTGCACTTCCGGCAGGTGTTCCGCACGCTCAAGGAGATGGGCCAGCCCTGGGCGGACCGGGTGGTGCATGTGGCCTTCGGCCGCATCCACGGCATGAGCACGCGCAAGGGTCAGGTGGTGCAGCTCAGCGAGGTGCTCGACGAGGCGAAGGAGCGCGCCTCCGCGAAGGTGAAGGAGAACATCGAGGCCGGCCGCATCCACACGGGCGACGCGGACCAGCTCTCCGAGCAGATCGGCCTGGGTGCCATCGCCTTCGGCGACCTCAAGCACAAGCGAGCCAGCGACTACACCTTCGACTGGGACGAGGTGCTCAGCTTCGAGGGCCACACCGGCCCCTATCTCCAGTACGCCCACGCGCGCACCGTCAGCGTGCTGCGCAAGGGCGGTGGCGCGCCCGCGAGCTACGATGCGTCCCTGCTGACGCTGCCCGAGGAGCAGGCGCTGCTGCGCGAAATCATGCGCCTGCCCGAGGTGGTGCGCGACGCGGCCGAGCAGTACGAGCCGAGCCTCGTGGCGCGCCTGCTGCTGGACGTGGCCGCCGCCTTCAGCCGCTACTTCACCGCCGGCAACCAGGACCGCGAGAAGCGCATTCTCGTAGAGGACAATGATGCACTTCGCGCGGCGCGACTGGCGCTGACGGACGCCACCCGGGTTACGCTGGCGGCGGGCCTGACGCTTCTGGGCATTCCGACGCCGGACAACATGTAG
- a CDS encoding Ig-like domain-containing protein: MFAALSSLTGCLDPGDPIYSRRDTDPPEVLSTTPVAGGTVAPGGTLRITFSETMDPRTLRPGIAVFAGRDEVALTLAAPEVSDVDADVERGDRPYTVEATAAEGSTLQPGMAYTLVLRDSLTDLEGNPLTGEVRVAFRTTAGP, translated from the coding sequence GTGTTCGCTGCTCTCTCCTCATTGACGGGGTGCCTGGACCCCGGAGACCCCATCTACTCCCGCCGCGATACGGACCCGCCGGAGGTGCTGTCCACGACGCCCGTCGCGGGAGGCACGGTGGCGCCGGGCGGGACGCTGCGCATCACCTTCTCCGAGACGATGGACCCGCGCACCCTGCGCCCGGGAATCGCCGTCTTCGCGGGCCGGGACGAGGTGGCGCTCACGCTGGCCGCACCCGAAGTGTCCGACGTGGATGCCGATGTGGAGCGGGGAGACCGGCCGTACACGGTGGAGGCCACGGCGGCGGAGGGCAGCACGCTCCAGCCGGGCATGGCCTACACGCTGGTGCTGCGAGACAGCCTCACGGACCTGGAGGGCAACCCGCTGACCGGCGAGGTGCGCGTGGCCTTCCGCACCACCGCCGGGCCGTGA
- a CDS encoding hybrid sensor histidine kinase/response regulator → MRTKKKGPLAEVVPLRPIAKTAKKPARRTVKPAPPVDADVANRALLEMARHLTDNAGPTEALRSHLQTIHALLKPKVCYVARHFPSREQLHVEHVRGRYDDRVTAAVPGEGVVGRAFATKTLLREGDTVAVPLESPQGVTGVLVVLGARREPSDTLLESLAAQLTAAYEVARLRDDSARRNKDLQTAIAGLKSLEQNREELLGNVSHDLKNPLTTIKSYLAMMGREKLGPLTDSQRRAVQICDRNSDRMLRMVNDLLLMSRLQSGKMQLNQRPFGLKSVAEEVVRALGALAEHCKVRVVIPPCPEVFVRGDRERIAEAIHNLVENGIHHSEVDDTVEVRVSAEDGLATFTVKDSGPGMSAEALEHVFDAFYRAQPGMPRPPGAGLGLPLVGKIVALHGGRMDASSVLGEGSTFQMVLPMFAGAVSTPELNQAAPKSGGILLVEDDADCREVLQQVLEQEGYRVMATSGASEARSILSHIRPAMVLLDLRLSEEDGQSVLRFIRGNESLADIVVYIISGASEVASLTSGQGLERIDGFFEKPLQLPKLLDTVSAVVRPSRRAPAVP, encoded by the coding sequence GTGCGCACGAAGAAGAAGGGGCCGCTGGCCGAAGTCGTACCACTGCGTCCCATTGCGAAGACCGCCAAGAAGCCCGCCCGACGGACGGTGAAGCCTGCCCCTCCGGTGGATGCTGATGTCGCCAACCGTGCCTTGCTGGAGATGGCGCGGCACCTGACGGACAACGCGGGGCCCACCGAGGCCCTGCGCTCCCACCTGCAGACCATCCACGCGCTGCTGAAGCCGAAGGTCTGCTACGTGGCCCGCCACTTCCCCTCTCGCGAGCAGCTCCACGTGGAGCACGTGCGCGGCCGCTACGACGACCGCGTCACCGCCGCCGTCCCGGGCGAGGGCGTCGTGGGACGCGCCTTCGCCACGAAGACGCTCTTGCGCGAGGGCGACACCGTGGCCGTCCCGCTCGAGAGCCCCCAGGGCGTCACCGGCGTGCTGGTGGTGCTCGGGGCCCGGCGCGAGCCCTCGGACACGCTGCTGGAGTCGCTGGCCGCCCAGCTCACCGCCGCCTACGAGGTGGCGCGCCTGCGCGATGACAGCGCCCGCCGCAACAAGGACCTCCAGACGGCCATCGCCGGCCTCAAGAGCCTGGAGCAGAACCGCGAGGAATTGCTCGGCAATGTCTCGCACGACCTGAAGAACCCGCTCACCACCATCAAGTCCTACCTGGCGATGATGGGGCGCGAGAAGCTGGGGCCCCTGACGGACTCCCAGCGCCGCGCGGTGCAGATCTGCGACCGCAACTCGGACCGCATGCTGCGCATGGTGAACGATTTGCTGCTCATGTCCCGGCTCCAGTCCGGGAAGATGCAGCTCAACCAGCGCCCCTTCGGCCTCAAGTCCGTGGCCGAAGAGGTGGTGCGCGCGCTGGGCGCCCTCGCGGAGCACTGCAAGGTGCGCGTCGTGATTCCGCCCTGCCCCGAGGTCTTCGTCCGTGGAGACCGCGAGCGCATCGCCGAGGCCATCCACAACCTCGTCGAGAACGGCATCCACCACAGCGAGGTGGACGACACCGTCGAGGTGCGGGTGTCCGCCGAGGACGGGCTGGCCACGTTCACCGTCAAGGACAGCGGCCCCGGCATGTCCGCCGAGGCGCTGGAGCACGTCTTCGACGCCTTCTACCGCGCGCAGCCGGGCATGCCCCGTCCGCCCGGTGCGGGCCTCGGCCTGCCCCTGGTGGGCAAGATTGTCGCCCTGCACGGCGGGCGAATGGACGCCTCCAGCGTGCTCGGCGAGGGGAGCACCTTCCAGATGGTGCTGCCGATGTTCGCCGGGGCCGTCAGCACGCCGGAACTGAACCAGGCGGCGCCCAAGTCCGGTGGCATCCTCCTCGTCGAGGACGACGCCGACTGCCGCGAGGTCCTCCAACAGGTGCTGGAGCAGGAGGGCTACCGGGTGATGGCCACCTCGGGGGCCTCGGAGGCGCGCTCCATCCTGTCGCACATCCGCCCGGCCATGGTGCTGCTCGACCTGCGGCTGAGCGAGGAGGACGGGCAGTCGGTGCTGCGCTTCATCCGCGGCAACGAGTCGCTGGCCGACATCGTCGTGTACATCATCTCGGGAGCCAGCGAGGTGGCGTCCCTCACCTCGGGCCAGGGGCTGGAGCGCATCGACGGCTTCTTCGAGAAGCCCCTGCAACTGCCCAAGCTGCTGGACACGGTGTCCGCCGTGGTGCGGCCCAGCCGACGGGCACCAGCCGTACCCTGA